One window from the genome of Rhodococcus sp. ABRD24 encodes:
- the urtC gene encoding urea ABC transporter permease subunit UrtC — translation MTVLSRYRAWAGFAASALVLLGLAPALLSDFRLNLLAKFLCFAIVAVGIGLAWGRGGMLTLGQGVFFGLGAYIMAMHLKIADAELRGDAVPDFMQIAGIRQLPGYWTPFASPFTTIAAILVVPALVAFLLGLGVFKRRVKGAYFAILSQALAAAFAILLIGQQSIGGSNGLNRFRTFFGFNLADPTNKRMLFFIAATVLLAVVALTRQLMNSRYGELLVAVRDQEERVRFLGYDPANIKVVAYTVAAFFAGLAGALFVPIVGIISPADVGIVPSIAFLIGVAIGGRTTLLGPVLGAIGVAWAQTTLSENFPSAWTYAQGLLFIVVIGFFPAGIAGIATLLRRRTLVTTPPPDPESEPAREMEAAR, via the coding sequence ATGACCGTGCTCAGTCGCTACCGGGCGTGGGCGGGATTCGCCGCATCCGCTCTCGTGCTGCTCGGACTCGCTCCGGCCCTGCTCTCGGACTTCCGACTCAACCTGTTGGCCAAGTTCCTGTGCTTCGCCATCGTCGCGGTGGGCATCGGATTGGCTTGGGGCCGAGGCGGAATGCTCACCCTGGGCCAGGGAGTGTTCTTCGGCCTCGGTGCCTACATCATGGCGATGCACCTCAAGATCGCCGACGCGGAACTTCGCGGCGACGCGGTGCCTGACTTCATGCAGATCGCGGGGATCCGCCAGCTGCCCGGCTACTGGACGCCGTTCGCGTCACCGTTCACGACCATCGCCGCGATCCTTGTCGTCCCCGCCCTGGTCGCGTTTCTGCTCGGTCTCGGCGTGTTCAAGCGCCGGGTCAAGGGCGCCTACTTCGCGATCCTGTCGCAGGCCCTGGCGGCGGCGTTCGCGATTCTGCTGATCGGCCAGCAGTCGATCGGCGGTTCCAACGGCCTCAATCGTTTCCGCACCTTCTTCGGATTCAACCTGGCCGATCCGACGAACAAGCGAATGCTGTTCTTCATCGCGGCCACGGTGCTGCTGGCGGTCGTCGCCCTCACCCGTCAGCTGATGAACTCGCGCTATGGCGAACTGCTGGTCGCGGTGCGAGATCAGGAAGAGCGCGTCCGCTTCCTCGGCTACGACCCCGCGAACATCAAGGTGGTCGCGTACACGGTCGCAGCCTTCTTCGCGGGCCTCGCGGGCGCACTGTTCGTGCCGATCGTCGGCATCATCTCCCCCGCCGACGTCGGCATCGTTCCCTCGATCGCGTTCCTCATCGGCGTCGCGATCGGCGGGCGCACGACGCTGTTGGGCCCGGTGCTCGGCGCGATCGGCGTCGCATGGGCGCAGACCACGCTGTCCGAGAACTTCCCCTCGGCATGGACATACGCGCAGGGTCTGCTGTTCATCGTCGTGATCGGGTTCTTCCCCGCGGGTATCGCCGGGATCGCAACGCTGTTGCGGCGCCGGACCCTCGTCACCACACCCCCGCCGGATCCCGAATCCGAGCCCGCCCGCGAGATGGAGGCCGCGCGATGA
- the urtD gene encoding urea ABC transporter ATP-binding protein UrtD translates to MNLTQHQPALGGNAGMSSQYLEIRDLRVTFDGFTAVDGVNLTLLQGDLRFLIGPNGAGKTTLVDAVTGLVPATGSVTKSGVELLGQKVHKIARQGVGRTFQTASVFDQLTVLQNLDIAAGAGRSALTLLRRRKAVLPHIEEALETTGLTHLRDRKAGILAHGQKQWLEIGMLLVQDADVLLLDEPVAGMSHDEREETGNLLRRIGGERTVVVVEHDMDFMRAFATSVTVLARGKVIADGSVEEIQADPMVQQVYLGTTAAVDVLEEH, encoded by the coding sequence ATGAACCTCACCCAGCACCAGCCGGCACTCGGCGGCAACGCCGGAATGTCCAGCCAGTACCTCGAGATCCGTGACCTGCGTGTCACGTTCGACGGCTTCACCGCCGTCGACGGCGTGAATCTCACTCTTCTGCAGGGGGATCTGCGCTTCCTCATCGGCCCCAACGGCGCCGGCAAGACGACGTTGGTCGACGCCGTCACCGGCCTGGTCCCGGCCACCGGTTCGGTCACCAAGTCCGGCGTCGAACTGCTCGGACAAAAGGTCCACAAGATCGCCCGGCAGGGAGTTGGCCGAACCTTCCAGACCGCATCGGTGTTCGATCAGCTCACGGTGCTGCAGAACCTCGACATCGCCGCCGGAGCCGGACGTTCTGCGCTGACGCTGCTGCGCCGCCGCAAGGCCGTCCTGCCGCACATCGAGGAGGCCCTCGAGACGACCGGCCTGACCCACCTGCGCGACCGCAAGGCCGGGATCCTCGCGCACGGTCAGAAGCAGTGGCTCGAGATCGGCATGCTGCTGGTGCAGGACGCCGACGTCCTATTGCTCGACGAACCGGTGGCCGGGATGAGCCACGACGAGCGCGAGGAGACCGGAAACCTGCTGCGCCGCATCGGCGGTGAACGAACCGTCGTCGTGGTCGAGCACGACATGGACTTCATGCGGGCGTTCGCGACATCGGTGACGGTGCTGGCCCGCGGCAAGGTGATCGCCGACGGCAGTGTCGAGGAGATCCAGGCCGACCCGATGGTCCAGCAGGTGTACTTGGGCACCACCGCGGCCGTCGATGTCCTCGAGGA